The following coding sequences are from one Oscillospiraceae bacterium window:
- a CDS encoding putative ABC exporter domain-containing protein — protein MKDALFYLVVTRFKNKLLEILRNPKKLIYAIIMIALMVMVIVMPTSRENGESPRDMRELGAGVAVVCTLIFYLLIKNGFGRGGGIFTMPDVNLVFTAPIKNRSVLFYGLVQQMGTSLLLGLFIIYQYAWMHNVYGITPIQLIAILLCYSATVFVGQLCAMTIYAMTSSDDKLRRKIQIVIYSLLALYAAYGIITLLSNPSSPLTGLGTWGGSIYAYLFPVSGWLAGAVFGVLASSVYAVIAGVGATVIFIVGALAVFSTAQSDYYEDVISTAENMQNAILAKKEGMIGEAVPRNIKLGKTGIGSGEGAEAFYYKHKLENRRGRVFILDSVTLIFAVVTIIFAVIMKEQGIIAVFSFSTYMQIFSAFSGRFQKELSKPYIYLVPEPPFKKLLCAIRDSLLGAVVEAVVVYIPVSVILGLSPVEALSCIVARISFSFIFIACSILASRVFGSGTGAVGMMMFKIFMMLAIAAPGIILAIVLSSLSVVIVSATVTSFAAISLINFPIALGVMFLCRDMLQYAEING, from the coding sequence GTGAAAGACGCTTTGTTTTATCTTGTAGTTACAAGATTCAAAAATAAATTGCTGGAAATACTGCGAAATCCTAAGAAGCTGATATACGCCATAATAATGATCGCATTAATGGTTATGGTAATTGTAATGCCGACATCAAGGGAAAACGGGGAAAGCCCGCGCGATATGCGTGAGCTCGGAGCCGGAGTGGCGGTTGTATGTACTCTGATCTTTTATTTACTTATTAAAAACGGCTTTGGCAGAGGCGGCGGGATTTTCACAATGCCGGATGTAAATCTGGTTTTTACCGCTCCGATAAAAAATCGCAGCGTTTTGTTTTACGGTCTTGTCCAGCAGATGGGAACATCCCTTTTGCTCGGATTATTTATCATATATCAATATGCCTGGATGCATAACGTATATGGTATAACGCCAATACAGTTGATTGCAATACTGCTTTGCTATTCGGCTACGGTATTCGTCGGTCAGCTTTGCGCCATGACTATTTACGCCATGACCTCCTCCGATGATAAACTGCGCCGTAAAATACAAATTGTTATATATTCACTTCTCGCGTTATATGCCGCTTACGGAATAATAACGCTTTTAAGCAATCCTTCGTCTCCCCTCACCGGACTTGGAACATGGGGAGGAAGCATATACGCATATCTCTTCCCGGTTTCAGGGTGGCTTGCCGGAGCCGTTTTCGGTGTCTTGGCTTCGTCTGTTTATGCGGTGATCGCGGGAGTCGGAGCGACTGTAATTTTTATTGTCGGAGCGTTGGCAGTCTTTTCAACCGCGCAAAGCGATTATTATGAAGATGTAATCAGTACGGCGGAAAACATGCAGAACGCCATACTCGCAAAAAAAGAGGGAATGATCGGAGAAGCTGTTCCCCGAAATATAAAGCTCGGCAAAACAGGCATTGGATCGGGAGAGGGCGCAGAGGCATTTTACTATAAACACAAGCTTGAAAACCGGCGCGGACGCGTGTTTATCCTTGATTCTGTTACCCTTATATTTGCCGTTGTGACAATAATATTCGCCGTCATTATGAAGGAACAGGGCATAATCGCCGTATTTTCTTTCTCCACCTATATGCAGATCTTTTCCGCTTTCAGCGGAAGATTTCAGAAGGAATTGTCGAAGCCGTATATATACCTCGTGCCGGAGCCGCCCTTTAAAAAGCTGCTCTGCGCAATTCGCGACAGCCTGCTGGGAGCAGTGGTGGAAGCCGTCGTCGTATATATACCGGTTTCTGTCATACTTGGTCTTTCACCGGTGGAAGCATTGTCTTGTATTGTCGCCCGCATATCGTTTTCTTTTATCTTTATTGCCTGTTCGATCCTCGCTTCCCGCGTCTTCGGATCGGGAACAGGCGCGGTAGGAATGATGATGTTCAAAATTTTTATGATGCTTGCCATAGCGGCGCCCGGCATTATTCTTGCCATTGTGCTTTCATCACTCAGCGTTGTGATAGTTTCAGCCACGGTGACTTCATTTGCCGCGATATCGCTTATTAACTTTCCGATTGCGCTCGGCGTTATGTTCTTATGCCGCGATATGCTTCAATACGCGGAAATAAACGGATAG
- a CDS encoding ABC transporter ATP-binding protein: MLQVNNISKYYGKTLANDNLNFHLNDGQIGILLGPNGAGKSTLIKCIAGLLRFNGSISVNGFGNKTLEAKRLLGYIPEMPAIYDLLTVSEHIEFIKRAYRMPDDGGYSASLLDRFELSDKKDKLGKELSKGMQQKLSICCALTHRPRVIIFDEPMVGLDPHAIKELKQVFKELKSDGATILISTHMIDSVENYWDVTHIMLKGRIAALRVNSEAGADKDHEISLEELYFQITEGTGSAARNDGTVTG, translated from the coding sequence ATGCTTCAGGTAAACAACATTTCAAAATATTACGGCAAAACACTTGCCAATGACAATTTGAATTTCCATCTGAATGACGGACAGATAGGAATTTTGCTCGGCCCGAACGGCGCTGGAAAGTCGACGCTTATTAAATGCATTGCCGGTCTTTTGCGCTTTAATGGCAGCATCTCGGTAAACGGTTTCGGCAATAAAACTCTTGAAGCAAAACGTCTTCTCGGTTACATACCGGAAATGCCCGCCATTTACGATCTTCTGACAGTGTCGGAGCATATCGAGTTTATAAAACGCGCATACAGAATGCCGGATGACGGCGGTTATTCCGCTTCATTATTGGACAGATTTGAGCTTTCAGATAAAAAGGACAAACTCGGCAAGGAGCTTTCGAAGGGCATGCAGCAAAAGCTGTCCATATGCTGCGCTCTGACCCATCGTCCGCGCGTCATAATTTTCGACGAGCCGATGGTCGGACTGGATCCGCACGCCATAAAAGAGCTCAAACAGGTTTTCAAGGAGTTAAAATCCGACGGCGCCACTATTTTAATATCGACTCATATGATCGACAGTGTTGAGAATTACTGGGACGTGACTCATATCATGTTAAAAGGCAGGATTGCCGCGCTGCGAGTCAATTCAGAGGCGGGCGCGGACAAAGATCATGAAATTTCTTTGGAAGAGCTTTATTTTCAGATAACCGAAGGCACCGGTTCCGCCGCGCGAAACGACGGAACAGTAACGGGGTGA
- the asnB gene encoding asparagine synthase (glutamine-hydrolyzing) produces the protein MCGFAGIFNNNGLGGAEETALEKMSETISYRGPDENECVMLDKIAFAFRRLSIIDLAGGTQPFFLESDGIWGVFNGEIYNYRELRTELSAKGRSFRTNSEIEVILTLYAEEGDSFITKLRGMFALCFYETKTDRIFLGRDMFGIKPLFYNESSSGITFGSEAKIFRYAPAFSGYKIDSALLQHYFTFQFVPEPDTLGGIKSLPAASYLVYDSSKPEAQKLSITRYFDPMFRPDKSKSFEYKADELRDILETSVKYHMISDVPVGTFLSSGIDSAIITAISSKLNPGIKAFTVAFGVKEYSEIEDAAKIARHLDVEHIKLVADVEDFKDAFEDVVYHLDSPVADPSTVAIYLICREASKHLKVVLSGEGADELFGGYRVYAEQKWSRRIYSLPGFLKKFLKFLADSLPENVKGKQLLIRGTTPIEDRYVGNAFIFTEEQKRSFLKTYDENVRFSQLTRPYYEAAHAASLPPMSEMQYIDMYTWMRGDILVKSDRLAMAHALEVRVPFLDREVFRVASSLCENEKLKRNTTKYILRYAFRDLIDEETFMRPKLGYPVPVRKWLRNELYGWAREILESPYGDEYIVKSEALKMLDKHRDGTKDNYRKIWTILVFKTWYKLYISDEAYKKAGNDAESRLVKIPT, from the coding sequence TTGTGCGGTTTTGCAGGTATATTTAATAATAACGGACTCGGTGGCGCTGAAGAAACAGCTTTGGAAAAAATGTCAGAAACGATTTCATACCGCGGTCCTGATGAAAATGAATGTGTTATGCTTGATAAGATCGCTTTCGCTTTCAGAAGGCTGTCTATAATCGACCTCGCCGGCGGCACTCAGCCGTTTTTCCTTGAAAGCGACGGGATTTGGGGCGTTTTCAACGGTGAAATATATAATTACCGCGAATTAAGAACAGAGCTTTCCGCAAAGGGGCGTTCTTTCCGCACTAATTCCGAAATTGAAGTAATATTGACGCTTTACGCAGAAGAGGGCGATTCATTTATCACAAAGCTGCGCGGAATGTTCGCGCTGTGCTTTTACGAGACGAAGACCGACCGGATATTTTTAGGACGCGACATGTTCGGTATAAAGCCGCTATTTTATAATGAATCCTCGTCCGGTATCACCTTCGGAAGCGAAGCGAAGATATTTCGTTATGCCCCCGCTTTTTCGGGCTATAAGATAGACAGCGCTCTGCTGCAGCATTATTTCACATTTCAGTTTGTTCCGGAGCCGGACACCCTCGGCGGAATAAAATCGCTTCCGGCGGCGTCATATCTTGTATACGATTCCTCAAAACCCGAAGCGCAAAAGCTTTCAATAACGCGTTATTTTGACCCGATGTTCAGGCCTGACAAATCAAAAAGCTTCGAATATAAAGCGGACGAACTCAGGGATATCCTCGAGACCTCCGTTAAATACCATATGATCAGCGACGTTCCCGTTGGCACATTCCTGTCAAGCGGAATTGATTCTGCCATTATTACAGCCATATCAAGCAAGCTCAATCCCGGAATAAAAGCCTTTACGGTCGCCTTTGGCGTAAAGGAATATTCGGAAATTGAAGACGCGGCAAAAATCGCGCGCCATCTTGATGTCGAGCACATAAAGCTCGTGGCGGATGTGGAGGACTTCAAAGACGCATTTGAGGATGTCGTATACCATCTTGATTCCCCGGTGGCCGATCCGAGCACGGTGGCGATATATCTGATCTGCCGCGAAGCGTCAAAGCACCTGAAGGTCGTTCTTTCCGGTGAGGGAGCGGATGAGCTGTTCGGAGGATACAGAGTCTACGCGGAGCAGAAATGGTCGCGCAGGATTTATTCGCTGCCCGGCTTTTTGAAGAAATTTTTAAAATTTCTTGCCGATTCTCTGCCGGAAAACGTCAAAGGCAAGCAGCTTCTGATTCGCGGAACAACGCCGATTGAAGATCGTTACGTCGGAAATGCGTTTATATTCACCGAGGAGCAAAAGCGATCATTTTTAAAGACTTATGATGAAAATGTACGGTTTTCTCAGCTGACGCGTCCGTATTATGAAGCCGCCCATGCCGCTTCGCTGCCGCCGATGTCGGAAATGCAGTACATAGATATGTATACCTGGATGCGCGGAGACATTCTTGTAAAAAGCGACCGGCTGGCTATGGCGCACGCGCTTGAGGTAAGAGTGCCGTTTCTTGACCGTGAGGTTTTCCGCGTTGCATCATCGCTGTGCGAGAACGAAAAGCTTAAGAGAAATACAACCAAATATATTCTAAGATACGCGTTCCGCGATTTGATCGACGAAGAGACCTTTATGCGTCCGAAGCTCGGATATCCGGTTCCCGTAAGAAAATGGCTCCGTAACGAGCTTTACGGCTGGGCGCGTGAAATACTCGAAAGCCCGTATGGCGACGAATACATCGTCAAGTCAGAGGCTTTGAAAATGCTCGACAAGCATAGGGACGGAACAAAGGATAATTATCGAAAAATATGGACGATCCTCGTCTTTAAAACCTGGTATAAGCTTTATATTTCGGACGAAGCGTATAAAAAAGCCGGGAATGACGCGGAAAGCCGGCTGGTAAAAATACCAACTTAA
- the aroF gene encoding 3-deoxy-7-phosphoheptulonate synthase — MIAVLKNGTTKEQMESLCQWFKGMGLSTYISQGEFHTIIGLIGDTSKVDIGLLESLSIIDTVKRISEPFKKANRKFHEDPSVIDIAGVKIGGGNFQIIAGPCSVESREQILQIANRVKSAGAGLLRGGAFKPRTSPYDFQGLHAEGIDLLLEAKKETGLPIVSEIMNINDLELFENVDVVQVGARNMQNFDLLKALGRTKKPVLIKRGLANTLKELLMSAEYVMAGGNENIILCERGIRTFETYTRNTLDLSAVVALHELTHLPVVVDPSHATGISRFVETMAVAAAAAGADGLMIEVHNDPEHALCDGAQSVTPDQFDHIACKVRKVREALAE; from the coding sequence ATGATTGCAGTATTGAAAAACGGAACCACAAAGGAACAGATGGAAAGCCTTTGCCAGTGGTTCAAAGGAATGGGTCTCTCAACATATATCTCTCAGGGAGAATTTCACACAATTATAGGCTTGATCGGAGATACCAGCAAGGTGGACATCGGTTTACTTGAAAGCCTTTCAATTATTGATACGGTCAAACGCATCAGCGAACCGTTCAAAAAAGCAAACCGCAAATTTCATGAGGATCCCTCCGTGATTGATATAGCGGGTGTAAAGATCGGCGGCGGTAACTTTCAGATAATAGCCGGTCCCTGCTCCGTAGAGTCACGGGAACAAATTCTCCAGATTGCAAACAGAGTAAAAAGCGCAGGCGCAGGCCTTTTGCGCGGCGGTGCCTTCAAACCGCGCACTTCGCCGTATGATTTTCAGGGGCTTCACGCGGAAGGGATCGACCTGCTTCTTGAAGCGAAAAAAGAAACCGGGCTGCCTATTGTTTCAGAGATAATGAACATCAACGATCTTGAGCTTTTCGAAAACGTTGATGTAGTACAGGTCGGCGCGCGGAATATGCAGAATTTCGATCTGCTTAAAGCGCTTGGCAGGACAAAAAAGCCTGTTTTAATTAAACGCGGCCTCGCAAATACGCTCAAGGAGCTTCTTATGAGTGCGGAATATGTAATGGCAGGCGGAAATGAAAACATCATTCTGTGTGAGAGAGGCATCCGTACATTTGAAACCTATACCAGAAACACTCTGGATTTGTCCGCGGTCGTGGCTCTTCATGAGCTGACGCATCTTCCGGTTGTCGTCGATCCGAGCCATGCGACAGGCATTTCGCGTTTTGTGGAAACAATGGCGGTCGCCGCGGCCGCGGCCGGCGCGGACGGATTGATGATTGAGGTGCATAACGATCCCGAACACGCGTTATGCGACGGAGCGCAGTCCGTCACTCCGGATCAGTTCGATCACATAGCATGTAAGGTACGAAAAGTGAGGGAGGCACTGGCAGAATGA
- a CDS encoding prephenate dehydrogenase, whose product MTIGIVGLGLIGGSLAKAYKKAGAAVFGYDIDGSIQEFAGISGAIDGVLTSEKLISCDLIMIAVSPKSAAVWLDKNAGFISKSALVMDCCGTKRRICEVGFQLAVKFGFEFAGGHPMAGTHRRGFKNSSENMFKGACMVVVPRTFEDIDLLERIKRAVMPAGFASVSVTTAEKHDKLIAFTSQLAHIVSNAYIKSPTALEHKGFSAGSYQDLTRVAWLNPGMWTELFYENKDNLLNEMDIIIASLNEYRNALASDDTDTMCRLLDEGRKKKEEVDGK is encoded by the coding sequence ATGACAATCGGTATTGTTGGGCTCGGTCTGATAGGAGGCTCTCTTGCGAAAGCATACAAGAAAGCGGGCGCGGCGGTTTTCGGTTATGATATTGACGGCTCCATTCAGGAATTCGCCGGCATATCCGGAGCGATTGACGGTGTGCTGACGTCAGAAAAACTTATTTCCTGCGACCTGATCATGATAGCGGTTTCGCCGAAATCAGCCGCGGTCTGGCTTGATAAAAACGCGGGGTTTATTTCAAAATCCGCGCTTGTAATGGACTGCTGCGGGACAAAGAGAAGGATTTGCGAGGTTGGATTCCAATTGGCGGTGAAATTTGGCTTTGAATTCGCGGGCGGTCATCCTATGGCGGGTACGCATCGCCGGGGATTCAAAAACAGCAGTGAGAATATGTTTAAAGGCGCCTGTATGGTCGTCGTACCGCGTACATTTGAAGACATTGATCTGCTTGAACGCATCAAGCGAGCCGTAATGCCTGCCGGCTTTGCTTCGGTTTCCGTTACGACCGCGGAAAAGCATGACAAGCTTATCGCCTTTACCTCTCAGCTTGCGCATATTGTATCAAATGCGTATATAAAAAGCCCGACCGCACTCGAACACAAAGGCTTTTCCGCCGGTTCATATCAGGATCTTACGCGTGTCGCATGGCTCAACCCGGGCATGTGGACTGAATTATTCTATGAAAACAAAGATAATCTGCTGAATGAGATGGATATTATAATCGCGTCTCTCAATGAGTATCGAAATGCGCTTGCTTCAGATGACACGGATACAATGTGCAGGCTTTTAGATGAAGGACGTAAAAAGAAAGAAGAGGTCGACGGAAAATGA